Proteins encoded together in one Candidatus Eremiobacterota bacterium window:
- a CDS encoding BMC domain-containing protein, which translates to MQYPAIGFVELNSIARGIEVCDAMVKVAEVDLIEAHPICAGKYMVLVTGNVDAVRTSVRRGEEVGDLHIVDTFVIPNVHPQVAPALRASTAVDRLDALGVVETFSAASAINAADAAVKAAEVQLLEIRLANGMGGKSFFTFTGIVGAVQSASMAALELIKDQGMLVHSVVIPAPHEMMGRVIL; encoded by the coding sequence GTGCAATATCCTGCTATCGGCTTTGTGGAGCTTAACAGTATCGCAAGGGGCATAGAAGTATGCGATGCCATGGTGAAAGTGGCCGAGGTGGATCTTATTGAAGCCCACCCCATATGCGCGGGGAAATATATGGTACTGGTTACCGGCAATGTGGACGCTGTGAGGACTTCCGTGCGAAGAGGGGAAGAGGTGGGAGATCTCCATATCGTGGACACTTTTGTGATTCCCAATGTCCATCCCCAGGTAGCTCCGGCGCTCAGGGCCAGCACCGCGGTGGACAGGCTCGATGCCCTCGGGGTCGTGGAGACCTTTTCTGCGGCGTCGGCTATCAATGCCGCTGATGCCGCCGTAAAGGCGGCCGAAGTGCAGCTGCTGGAAATCCGCCTGGCCAACGGCATGGGCGGCAAGTCCTTCTTCACGTTCACCGGGATTGTGGGGGCGGTGCAGTCGGCATCAATGGCTGCGCTTGAACTTATTAAGGATCAGGGGATGCTTGTGCACAGCGTGGTTATCCCGGCACCCCATGAAATGATGGGCAGAGTGATACTGTGA
- the ruvX gene encoding Holliday junction resolvase RuvX — MAAHYRRIMGIDVGSKRIGIAFSDPLCIIASPWGFIEVQDTAQVIEKLGALISEYSVGEIVVGLPKNMDGSLGPQALISQELASALEKEYALKVHLVDERLTSWEAEGLLIDAGVRRKSRKGKTDKIAASLILKEYLDSRKKTEDDAPCEDTEAP, encoded by the coding sequence GTGGCAGCTCACTACAGACGCATTATGGGTATAGATGTAGGCTCAAAGAGGATAGGTATTGCCTTTTCGGATCCTCTGTGCATTATTGCATCCCCCTGGGGCTTCATCGAGGTCCAGGATACTGCGCAGGTCATTGAAAAACTGGGAGCATTAATCAGTGAATACTCCGTCGGAGAGATAGTGGTGGGCCTTCCAAAAAACATGGATGGATCCCTGGGCCCGCAGGCCCTCATATCCCAGGAGCTTGCCTCGGCACTTGAAAAGGAATATGCCCTTAAAGTCCATCTTGTTGATGAGCGCCTCACCTCCTGGGAGGCAGAAGGCCTTCTTATCGATGCCGGTGTGCGGAGAAAGTCAAGGAAAGGGAAAACTGACAAGATTGCTGCATCACTGATACTTAAAGAGTACCTGGACAGCAGGAAAAAGACGGAGGATGACGCTCCCTGTGAAGATACTGAAGCTCCTTAA
- the deoC gene encoding deoxyribose-phosphate aldolase yields MNKELALMIDHTLLKPDATREDVIKLCKEAKQYVFASVCVNPGYVKLSAECLKGSPVKVCTVIGFPLGATTSVTKAMETRDAIANGAEEIDMVINVGALKAGNYDLVEKDIEAVVEAASGYLVKVIIEAALLTDEEKVMACKLSKRAGADFVKTSTGFGPGGATAHDVELMRQTVGKYMGVKASGGIRDFATAQKMIKAGATRVGASASVAIVKGEAGTSAY; encoded by the coding sequence ATAAACAAAGAGCTTGCCCTCATGATAGACCACACCCTTTTGAAGCCTGATGCCACCAGGGAGGATGTCATAAAGCTCTGCAAAGAGGCAAAACAGTATGTTTTCGCATCGGTATGCGTGAATCCCGGCTATGTGAAGCTTTCCGCCGAATGCCTTAAAGGCTCTCCTGTCAAGGTGTGCACCGTGATAGGATTCCCTCTCGGAGCCACCACGTCGGTCACCAAGGCCATGGAGACGAGAGACGCCATTGCAAACGGCGCTGAGGAAATCGACATGGTCATCAATGTGGGGGCCCTGAAAGCCGGGAATTATGACCTGGTAGAGAAGGATATTGAAGCCGTGGTCGAGGCCGCTTCAGGCTATCTTGTCAAGGTGATCATAGAGGCGGCCCTTCTCACCGATGAGGAAAAAGTCATGGCCTGCAAACTCTCAAAACGGGCCGGTGCCGATTTCGTGAAAACTTCAACCGGTTTCGGCCCCGGCGGTGCCACTGCCCACGACGTGGAGCTCATGCGCCAGACAGTGGGAAAATATATGGGAGTGAAGGCTTCGGGGGGCATAAGGGATTTTGCCACTGCACAGAAGATGATCAAGGCAGGGGCAACCCGCGTAGGTGCCAGCGCCAGCGTGGCCATCGTGAAGGGAGAGGCAGGCACCAGCGCCTATTAA
- a CDS encoding serine hydrolase, which yields MSEKMALKLAAMAQALRGTMGFAIKSLEGSEAFYHRAEERFHAASIIKMAIAGELYRQIEKGLRRRDETVRLAAEFKVDGAGVLKELHDGLELTVSDLAALMIVVSDNTASNMLIDLVGMDQVNSLLEHLGMTGSRLVKKFMLSHPDPSFFNYTTPRDTLVLLEKIYRGEFLSHTSAGEVLGILERQQYREKIPLFLPEELRIAHKTGEVTGVRHDAGIVLLERNPYVICLFTRDLEDPLEGDRVIAEISREVFHYFSCARG from the coding sequence ATGAGTGAAAAAATGGCACTGAAACTTGCTGCAATGGCCCAGGCACTCAGAGGCACCATGGGATTTGCCATAAAATCCCTGGAAGGCTCCGAGGCTTTTTATCACAGGGCGGAAGAGCGTTTTCATGCCGCCAGCATTATCAAAATGGCCATAGCTGGAGAGCTGTACCGGCAGATTGAAAAGGGACTCCGCCGCCGTGACGAAACGGTAAGGCTTGCCGCTGAATTTAAGGTTGATGGCGCCGGCGTGCTGAAGGAACTCCATGACGGCCTGGAGCTCACGGTAAGCGACCTTGCCGCCCTCATGATCGTGGTGAGCGATAATACTGCCAGTAATATGCTCATAGACCTTGTGGGCATGGATCAGGTGAATTCTCTCCTGGAGCACCTGGGGATGACAGGGAGCCGCCTTGTGAAGAAGTTCATGCTATCCCATCCCGATCCTTCGTTCTTTAACTACACCACTCCCCGCGATACTCTCGTCCTTCTCGAGAAGATTTACCGGGGCGAGTTTCTCTCGCACACCTCGGCCGGGGAGGTCCTGGGAATTCTTGAGCGCCAGCAGTACCGCGAGAAGATCCCCCTCTTTCTGCCGGAGGAGTTAAGAATTGCCCATAAAACCGGCGAGGTGACAGGGGTGCGCCACGATGCCGGCATTGTGCTCCTGGAGAGGAACCCTTATGTGATATGCCTTTTTACCAGGGACCTTGAAGATCCTCTTGAAGGAGACAGGGTTATCGCTGAGATATCAAGGGAGGTGTTCCATTATTTCTCCTGTGCCAGGGGATGA
- a CDS encoding BMC domain-containing protein yields MAPVKKNDCTGQALGMIETRGFIAAVEAADAMVKTATVTITGEARVGGASVTVLVRGDVGSVKAAVEAGAERARRVGELIAVHVIPRLADEAEMIIDSMHGASNTFLECD; encoded by the coding sequence ATGGCACCTGTGAAAAAGAATGACTGCACGGGCCAGGCCCTCGGGATGATTGAAACGAGAGGCTTTATTGCGGCAGTTGAAGCGGCAGACGCGATGGTGAAGACCGCAACAGTGACGATTACCGGTGAAGCAAGGGTAGGCGGCGCATCGGTAACCGTGCTTGTGAGGGGTGACGTTGGTTCCGTGAAGGCGGCGGTAGAAGCAGGGGCAGAGAGGGCACGGCGGGTAGGCGAGCTTATCGCAGTCCACGTGATTCCCCGCCTTGCCGACGAGGCCGAAATGATCATCGACTCAATGCATGGCGCCAGCAATACCTTTTTAGAGTGCGACTGA
- a CDS encoding SLBB domain-containing protein: protein MGDLVEKVKSAGVVGAGGAGFPTHVKYQAKVEYVIANGAECEPLLYCDQSLMALEAEKIVAGLRLAVEQVQAKAGFIALKAKYRSAKGALEKAIKGCANIHLHTMESFYPAGDEQVLVYEVLGRVVPEGGIPLQVGVVVNNVATLVNVAQAHEGIAVTRRWLTIHGEVKNPLTCELPVGTLIGEAIALAGGALTDDYTILVGGPMMGVVGSDNDPVTKTTSGILVLPPEHPHILRKVQHPNGILRRSKASCDQCMYCTELCPRYLLGHAMKPHLIMRSIPYGIADSTIATSSYLCCECGLCTFYACPLFLSPGMINAMLKKELGGKNVKNPHRRADVSPYPFRDERKISTRRLLERIGLSRYDAPAPFVRTDYMPTRVRIPLKQHLGAPALPAVKAGAMVREGDLVGEIPEGKLSARVHASIPGMVMEAEGEIVIER, encoded by the coding sequence ATGGGAGATCTCGTTGAAAAAGTAAAGAGTGCGGGCGTAGTGGGCGCAGGGGGCGCCGGCTTCCCGACCCATGTGAAATACCAGGCGAAGGTGGAGTACGTCATTGCCAACGGTGCGGAATGCGAGCCTCTTCTCTATTGTGACCAGAGCCTGATGGCACTGGAGGCCGAGAAGATTGTCGCGGGCCTCAGGCTTGCCGTTGAACAGGTTCAGGCAAAAGCCGGTTTCATTGCGCTCAAGGCCAAGTACAGGAGTGCGAAAGGCGCCCTGGAAAAAGCCATTAAAGGATGCGCAAATATCCATCTTCATACCATGGAGAGCTTCTATCCCGCGGGCGATGAGCAGGTCCTCGTTTACGAGGTGCTGGGAAGGGTGGTACCCGAAGGGGGTATTCCCCTGCAGGTGGGCGTCGTGGTGAACAATGTGGCCACCCTTGTGAACGTGGCGCAGGCCCATGAAGGCATTGCGGTGACAAGACGCTGGCTTACCATCCATGGAGAAGTGAAAAATCCCCTCACCTGCGAGCTCCCTGTGGGAACTTTGATCGGCGAGGCCATTGCCCTTGCCGGGGGTGCCCTGACCGATGACTACACCATTCTGGTGGGAGGGCCCATGATGGGGGTGGTAGGGAGTGATAATGATCCTGTCACCAAAACTACGAGCGGCATACTGGTCCTTCCCCCGGAGCATCCCCACATTCTTCGGAAAGTGCAGCACCCAAACGGGATTCTCAGGAGATCCAAGGCTTCCTGTGATCAGTGCATGTACTGCACGGAGCTCTGCCCGCGCTATCTCCTCGGGCATGCCATGAAGCCCCATCTGATAATGAGATCAATCCCCTATGGAATAGCGGACAGCACTATCGCCACCTCCTCTTATCTGTGTTGTGAGTGCGGTCTCTGCACCTTCTACGCATGCCCGCTCTTTCTCTCGCCGGGGATGATCAATGCCATGCTGAAAAAGGAGCTTGGCGGAAAAAATGTCAAAAACCCTCACCGGAGGGCCGATGTGTCGCCTTACCCCTTCCGCGACGAGCGGAAGATCTCCACGAGACGCCTCCTGGAGAGGATCGGCCTCTCCCGCTATGACGCGCCTGCACCCTTTGTGAGGACGGACTATATGCCGACACGGGTTCGTATCCCCCTGAAGCAGCACCTGGGGGCACCTGCTCTTCCCGCCGTCAAGGCGGGGGCCATGGTACGCGAGGGGGACCTTGTCGGTGAAATCCCTGAGGGCAAGCTCTCGGCCCGGGTCCATGCCTCGATTCCCGGGATGGTGATGGAGGCAGAGGGGGAGATTGTGATAGAACGATGA
- a CDS encoding aldehyde dehydrogenase EutE: MELNREEIGRIVEEVVRRYSDKRAVEKVTARRGIFEDMDEAIEASHKAQRKLAKLSVADRKKIIQSMRDHAIKQIRALSELAVAETGYGRVEDKIEKHRLTIEKTPGVEDIFPTAFSGDHGLTLVEMAPYGVIGSITPSTNPSTTVINNSISMISAGNSVVFNPHPQAQKVSQKAIEILNEAVEAVGGPPNLMTTVEKPSLASGQKLLKSPLVRMLVVTGGPEIVRIAMTCGKKVIAAGPGNPPVLVDETADIKKAAADIVLGASFDCNVMCIAEKEVFAVESIFSPLKEEMVQKGAFELSPLQADELTKIIFKEGGVGCHEPVLNRDYVGKPPHYIAKAIGLDVPATTRLLIAEFPPDHPLVHVEQLMPFIPLVRVRNVAEGIERSVVAEGGCLHTASMHSRNIENLSEMASRINATIFVKNAPTLAGLGFGGEGHTTLTISTPTGEGVTSARTFTRQRRCVLVDYLRIV, from the coding sequence ATGGAGCTTAACCGCGAGGAGATTGGCAGGATTGTCGAAGAAGTGGTGAGGCGGTACAGCGATAAAAGGGCGGTAGAGAAGGTAACTGCCCGCAGGGGCATCTTTGAAGACATGGACGAGGCAATTGAAGCCTCCCATAAGGCCCAGAGAAAGCTTGCAAAGCTCTCGGTTGCCGACAGGAAGAAGATCATCCAGTCCATGCGTGATCATGCGATAAAGCAGATTAGGGCTCTCTCAGAGCTCGCCGTGGCGGAGACCGGATATGGAAGGGTCGAGGACAAGATCGAGAAGCACAGGCTCACCATTGAGAAGACCCCCGGCGTTGAAGACATATTCCCCACTGCTTTTTCCGGCGACCATGGCCTCACCCTTGTGGAGATGGCCCCTTACGGCGTCATCGGCTCAATCACCCCCTCGACGAATCCTTCGACTACCGTGATAAACAATTCGATCAGCATGATCTCTGCAGGTAACAGCGTGGTCTTCAACCCCCACCCCCAGGCCCAGAAGGTGTCCCAGAAGGCAATTGAGATACTCAACGAGGCTGTGGAGGCCGTGGGCGGCCCGCCGAATCTCATGACCACCGTGGAGAAGCCCAGCCTCGCGAGCGGCCAGAAACTGCTCAAGAGCCCGCTTGTGAGGATGCTGGTGGTGACGGGAGGGCCGGAAATTGTGAGAATTGCCATGACATGCGGTAAGAAGGTGATTGCCGCAGGGCCCGGCAACCCCCCGGTGCTTGTCGATGAGACGGCAGACATAAAAAAGGCTGCTGCCGATATTGTGCTGGGAGCCTCCTTCGACTGCAATGTCATGTGCATAGCCGAAAAAGAGGTATTTGCCGTGGAGTCCATCTTCTCCCCTCTCAAGGAGGAGATGGTGCAGAAGGGAGCCTTTGAGCTCTCGCCTCTCCAGGCCGATGAGCTCACAAAGATAATCTTCAAGGAGGGCGGCGTGGGCTGCCATGAGCCAGTTCTCAACAGGGACTACGTGGGGAAGCCTCCCCATTACATTGCCAAGGCCATTGGGCTTGATGTTCCTGCCACCACGAGGCTCCTTATCGCAGAATTCCCGCCCGATCATCCCCTTGTCCATGTTGAGCAGCTTATGCCCTTTATCCCCCTGGTGCGGGTGAGGAATGTCGCCGAGGGAATAGAGAGGTCCGTCGTGGCCGAGGGAGGCTGCTTGCACACGGCCTCCATGCATTCAAGAAATATCGAGAATCTCAGCGAAATGGCCTCAAGGATAAACGCGACGATTTTTGTCAAGAATGCCCCTACTCTCGCAGGCCTGGGCTTCGGCGGCGAAGGCCATACGACCCTCACCATCTCCACCCCCACGGGGGAGGGAGTGACTTCAGCACGGACTTTCACCAGACAGAGGCGCTGCGTGCTCGTGGATTATTTAAGGATAGTATGA
- a CDS encoding D-aminoacylase, whose translation MKKSPDRIDLAITGGLVCDGTAAVPYPADLGIWRGKIVALGSLGEKKAYRTIDARGLVIAPGFIDIHGHTDEHILLYPRAESKVHQGVTTEVAGNCGASPAPLYGAALEEFNGEWSELSGSNASWRSCDDFFRLLEKKKIGINFAMLVGNGTIRGGVLGFDDRRAGPSELVKMKAILSESLSTGAWGMSSGLIYVPSAFSSEDELISLAGLVKEAGGIYATHMRGEGDSLLESIAEALSVALKSGVRLEISHLKASGERNWKKLPQVLQMIEEARQMGGLVGADQYPYPASSTGIASLFPSWVREGGKSALLGNLEKEETCGRLAMEMNDQVIDWTRIAFAAFKNEELLRFSGMRVGEAAHSEGKTPLELVIRLIMMEKSDLPVLFFTQSEENVVAIMERPYVCFGTDAAARSAEERRQEDMPHPRAYGTYPRILGHYVRDRSVLSLSDAVMKMTSLPAERIGLTGRGRIREGWWADITVFDRTRIAEKSTYLDPHQYPENIEYVIINGEVVIDQGTHTGALPGRVLRRNAHE comes from the coding sequence ATGAAGAAGAGCCCGGACAGGATTGACCTCGCCATCACGGGCGGACTCGTCTGTGACGGAACAGCAGCAGTCCCGTACCCCGCCGACCTTGGCATATGGAGAGGAAAGATAGTGGCTCTGGGGAGCCTCGGGGAAAAAAAGGCATACCGGACGATTGATGCGCGGGGGCTTGTGATAGCCCCCGGTTTTATTGATATCCACGGCCATACTGATGAGCACATTCTGCTCTACCCAAGGGCCGAGAGCAAGGTTCATCAGGGCGTCACCACCGAGGTGGCGGGGAATTGCGGCGCATCGCCGGCACCCCTTTATGGAGCAGCACTTGAAGAGTTCAATGGAGAGTGGAGCGAGCTTTCTGGCTCCAATGCCTCCTGGAGGAGCTGTGATGATTTTTTCCGCCTCCTTGAGAAGAAGAAAATCGGCATCAACTTCGCGATGCTTGTAGGGAACGGCACCATAAGGGGGGGAGTCCTGGGATTTGATGACCGGCGGGCAGGCCCCTCGGAGCTCGTGAAGATGAAGGCAATCCTTTCCGAGTCCCTCAGTACGGGGGCATGGGGCATGTCTTCGGGTCTTATCTACGTGCCCTCGGCTTTTTCCTCAGAGGATGAGCTTATCAGCCTTGCCGGGCTCGTAAAGGAGGCAGGCGGCATCTATGCCACTCATATGCGGGGTGAAGGTGACAGCCTTCTTGAATCCATTGCAGAAGCCCTTTCGGTGGCTCTCAAGTCAGGAGTCCGGCTCGAAATCTCGCACCTGAAGGCTTCAGGGGAGAGAAACTGGAAGAAGCTCCCTCAGGTCCTTCAGATGATAGAAGAGGCACGGCAAATGGGGGGGCTTGTGGGGGCCGATCAGTATCCCTATCCCGCCTCATCGACAGGGATTGCCTCCCTTTTCCCTTCCTGGGTGCGGGAGGGGGGAAAGAGCGCCCTCCTGGGAAACCTGGAAAAAGAGGAGACCTGCGGGAGGCTCGCCATGGAAATGAATGATCAGGTAATTGACTGGACAAGAATCGCTTTTGCGGCTTTTAAGAATGAGGAACTCTTGAGATTCAGCGGAATGAGGGTAGGAGAAGCAGCGCACAGTGAAGGGAAAACGCCCCTGGAGCTTGTAATCCGCTTGATAATGATGGAGAAGTCTGACCTGCCGGTTCTTTTTTTCACGCAGTCGGAAGAAAATGTCGTGGCCATCATGGAGCGTCCTTATGTGTGTTTCGGGACTGATGCCGCCGCCCGTTCCGCAGAGGAGAGGAGGCAGGAGGACATGCCCCACCCGAGGGCCTACGGGACCTATCCACGGATTCTCGGGCATTATGTGAGAGATCGCTCCGTTCTGAGCCTTTCTGATGCGGTGATGAAAATGACGTCGCTGCCTGCGGAAAGGATAGGGCTTACGGGGCGGGGCAGGATAAGGGAAGGATGGTGGGCTGACATAACTGTTTTTGACAGAACCAGGATCGCGGAAAAATCCACTTACCTTGATCCCCACCAATATCCTGAAAATATTGAGTATGTAATCATAAACGGCGAGGTAGTAATAGACCAGGGGACCCATACAGGCGCGCTTCCCGGAAGGGTCCTCAGAAGGAATGCCCATGAGTGA
- the recO gene encoding DNA repair protein RecO: MPLFKTKGIVLKKQEYGECDEIISLLSPDYGKIKVIVKGVRKVKGSQVGKFELFSEVSLLLARGRNIEKCMQAQLLAPHSGLREDLVRLSYGLYYLELFDRFLPFSEPHPSLYRLIKKALHLLEEELEPELLSVLLLYHFLKALGYEPSLTHCAECGDSEVLRRFSPSQGGLCCGNCLGSSRGSLAVDEEVLTLLRVLPGTSLKRLRSLGGGRTGQGEQGAFWKATPSGIFQGS; encoded by the coding sequence GTGCCCCTCTTCAAGACAAAAGGGATAGTGCTGAAAAAGCAGGAGTATGGAGAATGTGATGAGATCATCTCCCTTCTCTCACCTGATTATGGGAAAATTAAGGTGATCGTGAAGGGGGTCCGCAAGGTAAAAGGGTCCCAGGTGGGGAAATTCGAGCTTTTCAGCGAGGTATCCCTTCTCCTTGCAAGAGGAAGAAATATCGAGAAATGCATGCAGGCGCAGCTCCTTGCTCCCCACTCCGGGCTCAGGGAGGACCTGGTGAGGCTCTCATACGGCCTTTATTACCTTGAGCTTTTTGACCGTTTTCTTCCCTTCTCCGAGCCCCATCCATCCCTTTACCGCCTCATCAAGAAGGCGCTGCATCTGCTTGAGGAGGAACTCGAGCCTGAGCTCCTGAGCGTGCTCCTCCTCTATCATTTTCTCAAGGCGCTCGGTTATGAGCCCTCTTTGACACACTGCGCCGAGTGCGGCGACAGTGAGGTGCTGAGGCGCTTCAGTCCGTCGCAGGGAGGGCTGTGCTGCGGCAATTGCCTCGGGAGCAGCCGTGGCTCTCTCGCGGTGGACGAGGAAGTCCTGACGCTCCTCAGGGTCCTTCCCGGAACGTCGCTCAAAAGGCTCAGATCACTGGGGGGGGGGAGGACCGGGCAAGGAGAGCAAGGGGCATTCTGGAAAGCCACGCCGAGTGGCATTTTTCAAGGGAGCTGA
- a CDS encoding HEAT repeat domain-containing protein, whose amino-acid sequence MAKADLKIRLNIRESAEGFLRLVEKKFKLTLDFSEESLLIADDLITIFFKVRKSHYYRAAGFIGSYLGEVIIENMGGRWQKDLTLEKVGNMKGFAHPMIRAKKRLANGMQDSLSIYYRSLKLSTCQDTSFAMRNGVTREAYAALRTEGWDREVLSRVLDDEEKSYVREEASDLLGRLAGPAMVPRLVEGLKDNKSAYFCAKALQGLPDGSAFKPLMELMKKTRSPIVKMQAALALGAIGNPEALDELIKLLDDENEILAHYASMAVGKIGGAKAVEMLLEIMASHRPGKRVYAIAALEEIGDRKSVPALIEALFSRDEEIKESAVRALQYIPDERAFKPLLFLLKDKSYRIRTLTGYALANFEDSRALPYIKMLLRDEVQAVRHHAAKLIYWLEKGEKPARCI is encoded by the coding sequence GTGGCCAAGGCAGATTTGAAGATCAGGTTGAATATCCGCGAGTCTGCTGAGGGTTTTTTGAGGCTGGTAGAGAAGAAGTTCAAGCTCACGCTCGATTTCTCCGAAGAATCCCTTCTTATCGCTGACGATCTCATCACTATCTTCTTCAAGGTGCGCAAGAGTCACTATTACCGTGCGGCAGGCTTTATAGGGAGCTACCTCGGCGAGGTCATCATTGAAAATATGGGCGGCCGCTGGCAGAAAGATCTCACCCTCGAGAAAGTGGGGAACATGAAGGGCTTCGCCCACCCCATGATCCGCGCCAAGAAAAGGCTCGCCAACGGCATGCAGGACTCCCTCTCCATCTATTATCGCTCCCTCAAACTGAGCACCTGCCAGGACACAAGCTTCGCCATGAGAAACGGCGTGACCAGGGAAGCCTACGCCGCCCTGAGAACCGAAGGGTGGGACAGGGAAGTCCTTAGCCGCGTGCTCGATGATGAGGAAAAAAGCTATGTAAGGGAGGAGGCGTCCGATCTTCTCGGGCGCCTTGCCGGCCCCGCGATGGTTCCCCGGCTTGTGGAGGGTCTGAAGGATAATAAAAGTGCCTATTTCTGCGCCAAGGCCCTTCAGGGACTCCCTGACGGATCAGCATTCAAGCCCCTCATGGAGCTTATGAAAAAGACCCGCTCGCCTATCGTCAAGATGCAGGCGGCCCTCGCCCTTGGTGCAATCGGCAACCCCGAAGCCCTTGATGAGCTGATAAAACTGCTTGATGACGAAAATGAGATTCTGGCCCATTATGCCTCCATGGCGGTCGGGAAAATAGGCGGGGCCAAGGCCGTAGAGATGCTTCTGGAAATAATGGCCTCCCACAGGCCCGGAAAAAGGGTATATGCCATTGCCGCCCTGGAGGAGATAGGAGACCGCAAGTCGGTGCCGGCCCTTATCGAGGCCCTTTTTTCGCGCGATGAGGAGATAAAGGAATCGGCCGTGAGGGCTCTCCAGTACATCCCCGATGAACGGGCCTTCAAGCCTCTCCTGTTTCTGCTCAAGGACAAGTCCTACCGCATCAGGACCCTCACGGGGTATGCGCTGGCGAACTTCGAGGACTCAAGAGCTCTCCCCTACATCAAGATGCTCCTCCGTGACGAGGTGCAGGCAGTGCGCCATCACGCGGCGAAACTCATCTACTGGCTTGAAAAAGGGGAAAAGCCTGCACGCTGCATATAG
- the eutM gene encoding ethanolamine utilization microcompartment protein EutM, with product MEVATVISTYEALGMIETKGLVAMIEAADAMVKAANVKLIGWEKIGSGYVTALVRGDVAACRAATDAGAAAARKIGELVAVHVIPRPHKELDDVLPIAPPKEKPVQDKK from the coding sequence ATGGAGGTGGCAACTGTGATTTCAACGTATGAAGCCCTGGGAATGATAGAAACCAAAGGCCTGGTGGCGATGATTGAGGCGGCTGACGCGATGGTAAAGGCGGCCAATGTAAAGCTCATAGGATGGGAAAAGATAGGCTCCGGCTATGTAACTGCCCTGGTAAGAGGCGATGTGGCGGCATGCCGTGCCGCAACTGATGCCGGCGCTGCAGCGGCAAGAAAGATCGGAGAGCTCGTGGCCGTCCATGTCATACCCAGGCCCCATAAAGAGCTCGATGATGTGCTCCCCATTGCTCCTCCAAAAGAGAAGCCCGTTCAGGATAAGAAGTAG
- the rpiB gene encoding ribose 5-phosphate isomerase B, with protein MKVYIGSDHGGFEMKEQLKPYIESLGFQVVDFGAYSRDPVDYPDITFLVAEKVSHDQGALGIMIDGAGIGSAVTANKVPGVRAAPCYDTYCARNSREHNDVNMLTLGGRVTGAGMAEEIVKVWLTTKFLGGRHSRRVDKIMSVEQRFLKDPS; from the coding sequence ATGAAAGTCTATATTGGCTCTGATCACGGCGGTTTTGAGATGAAGGAACAGCTCAAGCCCTACATTGAGAGCCTGGGGTTCCAGGTCGTTGATTTCGGCGCCTATTCCAGGGACCCCGTTGATTACCCCGATATTACCTTTCTTGTGGCGGAGAAGGTTTCCCATGATCAAGGTGCCCTGGGGATAATGATAGACGGGGCGGGGATTGGAAGCGCCGTCACGGCGAACAAGGTGCCCGGTGTGCGCGCTGCACCCTGCTATGACACCTATTGCGCGCGGAACAGCAGGGAGCATAATGATGTGAATATGCTCACGCTTGGCGGCCGTGTCACGGGAGCCGGCATGGCCGAGGAGATTGTGAAGGTCTGGCTCACCACGAAATTTCTTGGCGGCCGCCACAGCAGGAGAGTTGATAAGATCATGTCAGTGGAGCAGAGGTTTCTCAAGGATCCGTCATAG
- a CDS encoding phosphate propanoyltransferase yields MEEELIRKIVEKVVREVQGREVCTSSGDPIPINISNRHVHMRRDDLEALFGKGFELTRMRDLMQPGEFASKETVTLVGPGGVIRDVRVLGPVRNYTQVEISLTDSFALGISSPLIRDSGAHEGTPGITVVGPQGAVTLRQGLVIAQRHIHMTPGDARRCGVKDGEWARVLVDGPRGLIFDRVLVRVKETYALEMHLDIDEANACALKPGASGILVRGITL; encoded by the coding sequence ATGGAAGAAGAGCTGATAAGAAAGATTGTGGAGAAAGTGGTCCGGGAAGTTCAAGGGCGAGAGGTCTGCACCTCGAGCGGCGACCCGATTCCCATCAACATCTCGAACCGCCATGTCCATATGAGGAGAGACGACCTGGAAGCCCTCTTCGGGAAGGGTTTTGAGCTCACCAGGATGAGGGATTTGATGCAGCCGGGGGAATTCGCCTCAAAAGAGACCGTCACCCTCGTAGGGCCCGGAGGGGTCATCAGGGATGTCCGGGTCCTTGGTCCCGTAAGAAATTATACACAGGTCGAGATATCTCTCACCGACAGCTTTGCCCTTGGGATCTCCTCGCCACTCATCAGGGATTCCGGTGCCCACGAGGGCACGCCGGGCATCACGGTCGTGGGGCCCCAGGGCGCGGTGACCCTCCGGCAGGGGCTGGTGATTGCCCAGCGCCATATCCATATGACTCCGGGCGATGCGAGGCGCTGCGGCGTCAAGGACGGGGAGTGGGCCAGAGTCCTTGTTGACGGCCCCCGGGGCCTGATTTTTGACAGGGTGCTGGTGAGAGTGAAAGAAACCTACGCGCTTGAGATGCACCTTGATATTGACGAGGCAAACGCATGCGCCCTCAAGCCGGGAGCCTCCGGAATCCTGGTGAGGGGTATCACTTTGTAA